The DNA region TTTCTATTTATTTTAGGAGTGGTATTTGCCTATATAGTTGTACTGAATTTATCCATTAATTTTTTTGTTTACACAAGTGGTAATTCAGCAACTCCTATGATTTCCATAAGTAAATATGTAGATTTTCTATTTAGTTTTCTGCTACCTTTTGGAATAACCTTTGAACTGCCAATAGCAATTATTATTTTAACACGATTAGGTATAATTACTGCCAGTGAACTTTCAAAGTATAGAAAATATGTTATATTCGCTATATTTATTATTGCAGCCATATTAACTCCACCAGATGTAGTTTCTCAAATTTCAATGGCTATACCCATTATAATTCTCTATGAAATTAGTATTTTAGCATGTAAATTGGTAAAAAAGAGAGTCTGATATAATAATTATACCTTAAACTATATTCAGTAAAATTAATATAATTGTACATATTCAAATGGGATGTGCCACAATGCATAGATATACATTGTAACACATCCCATTTATAATTAATTCATTTGGCCAAATTCCTCTTATTATAACAATACATACAAAGTTCTTCACCGTTTTCCGGTTTTGCAGGTGCACCACATTCTTTACAAATTGCTGATTTAATTTTTGTTTTCACTGGAATAAAGACATTGTGAATATACACCAATTTCATTCCTTCAATTACCTTATCCATACAAACATTTTCACATACTCCACAACTGTCACATTTCCATACGGTATGATTTATAATCCTTGTGCCCTTTTCTCCTTCAGAAATATGAATTGCTTTTTGGGGACATACTTTTTCACAAACTCCACATCCCCAACATCTACTGCCAAATATAGGTGTATACCATCCAAATTTTCCTTGCTTAATACTTAGATATTTAATATTTTTTAATCTGTTTAATAGTACTTTCCTATAAATCATTCCATCTAATTTAATACTTGTATCTTCAGGCAGCAGAGTAGTAATTGTAGTCTTTGATTTTTTCAAAATAAGTGCAAACATGTCCCGTCTAGAAAAATGTTTTTGTGGTATTGGAGACCCGCTATCATTAATAATAATGCGCTGACTGTATAATTCCTCTCCTAAAAATTCCCTTACACGTTTTAGATTTAGTTCTATTAACTCTTCATTAGAAGATTTTTCTAGACAGCTGTCACAATTTCTTCTAATAATTATTACTGGCTTTTCTAAAGCTAGGTAAGCCAATATCTCCCATGGATAGGAAGCTATACAATGTAATTTTACATCACCAGATGTATCTTCCATATTGCAGCCTAAAATGATCTCCTCTCCCTTTATTTCATGAGTACTTAGAATCTTATTCATGGTACTTGAAGAAGGACGTATTGTTCTTGATGGACATACAGAAACACATATATTACAATTAATACATTTATACCAATCAATCTTCTTTAAATTTGTAGATTTTATTATTCCTCTACTGCATGCCGTCTGACATGCTGTACATATCTTTTTCCTCTGATTTTTATTGATACAACGATCATATTCAATAGTTGGATGATTTTCATCTATTAATTTATTAAATAAATAATTTGTTAATAAATCATTTAACATGCTAATACCTCTATTTTATTTTCAGACACCTAAATTTCCTTTGAATCTCAGAATAAAGACTCACTTTAGATTTATATTATCTAATATCTCAATAATAATATCATAATCAATGATTAAAAATTCTTTCAGAATATTTGCCATCTCTGGGTAGTATAATTTGGAAGTTGACTTTTGCATTGCATTTGCAAAATCGGGAATCCATCTTTGAAGATGATATTGCAAGAAATCTTTTTGATCCTTTAACAGCTGAACTACTATTCTCATATTTTCATCTTCAAATGATTTTTGCATTTTTGTACTTAAACAGAAAATGAATTCCAATTCAAGTGCAATATGGTCATCTGCTACGTGAAGATACCTAGTTGGAATAATTCCATGCTTCATATAAATATTACGGACTTGTAAAGTACTTTCCCTGAATAAAATACGTTCCTTTGTTATATATACAGATTCCCAAGGAGGGGCCGGCATTTTTTCTGGTCCAATAAGCAATTTTGTGTACTCCGTTTTAAGCTTATCAATGAAATCATCATTTACTTTATAGACAATAGATTTCAAAAATTCTGCTGCATCCACCATGGAATGATTATCTTGCATATCTAATAACTCCAAAGCATTTATGGTAGTATGACCGGTTACTAATTTTAATTGTTCATGGCTTGGTTCAGCACCAAATACATTGTGAAATATTCCATACAAATAGGTTCTGTTTGCAATAAGTATTTCAATACTTTCTCTTTGATCCATCATATTAAATTCTTCCAATCTTAGTAGTTATAAATATTGTATAGAACAAATATTTGCTTATGATTGCTGATACTATTATAAATGCAACAGCTAAAAGCTTTGCTTCATTTCCCACTTTTATCAAATTTTTTCCATTATATTTTTTCTCTCCAATGCCTTTCCAGAAGAAAAATATAACTGCAAAAACTGCAAATAAATACTTTAATACAACCAATATACCATTTCCATAAAGCAATCTCCCACTGGCAGATGCTGCTCCTAATGCAGATAAATTGGATCTATAAAAAATTTCACTTACAATTTGTACTATTAATGCCGATAATATTGCTGCGCCAATAAATTTTTTAGACTTTTCTGTCTGGTCTCTATAATCAGAGGAATAATATAATATTCCTCCAACCAGAATTACACTAGTATAAAAATTTATAAAGGTTGTTATTCCATTCCAGTAAGGAATACCTGTAAATGTATAAACATTCCCAATGATAGCTATATCTATGAGCCCTATAACTGCTGATAACCAGATAAATATATTTTGTGCCAACTTTGAGGAAGGTTTTACAAATGTTATAATGGCATTTACTACAATTAATGCTATTAATATTCCAAAGAATAAAATTTCTTTAGACAATCCAGTAAGTCCTATAGCCACTGCTAATAGGGTAAGTATAATCTGTATTATCCTTTGAGATGGTTTCACAAATGTAATAATAGCATTTATTACATTTAAAGTTGCCAATATTCCAGAAAATAAAATTGCCCTAGACAGCCAGGAACTTTTAATATTTTTTAAAGTATTCACCATTTTAAATGGCTGACCTAAATTCAACCAATATGCAAATACACCAATAATTATAAATGCTGCTGCTATAATAATAGGTAATTTCTTAATACTATCTTTGTTTTTTAATTTAATAATAGCTAAAAATAATATAATGCCCACTGATGATTCAATTCCTATAGAAAATATTAGTAATCCTAATTCTGACATATTTCATACCTCTCTTTCAACATAAGCCTTTGAATATGCTGCTTTTCTTGGCTTAATCAGCACTGATGGATTTGTAATAGAAGCTGATGGTAAAATTGGTAGTTCACTAACTGCATCTTTTCCATACTTTTTCTTTAAATCATCCAGTTCGCCGAATTCAATACATCGCATAAGGCAGGCATCCACACAAGCAGGATTTTTCCCTTTAGCTACCAGATCCTTACATGCATCACATTTATTTATAATTCCTTTATCCTCTACATATTGTGGTACTCCGTAAGGACAATTCCAAATACAATATTTGCATCCGATACACATATCAGGATCATAATCTACAATTCCGTTTTGTTCCACCTTATGCAGGGCTCCAGTTGGACATCCTTCTGCACACTTAGGATTTTTACAATGATTACAAGTAGTAGAAAGATGATAGATACTTGGATTGGGAAAACTACCTGTTTCAAATGTTTTCACATTACGAAATAAGGTTCCCACTCCCAAACGATTTTTATCCTTACATGCAATTTGACAAGTACGGCATCCTATACATTTTGTCATATCAAAATAAAATCCATATTGACTCATTTTATTTCACACCCTTCTTTAAAATATAATTCGTTGTGGGACATCTACATCATCTGGTATTGGAGAACCTGTCCACTTCTCTAAATTCACATTTTGTGTATTCCAGCCTGAAACTCCTCCACCTGTAGAAATATTACCACATAAATAATTATCTGCTCCTCCTTTATCAATGCCATTAGATTCATCTACATCTGCCCAAGCACCATGTGGAAGTCCAATAACACCCGGAGCAACACGTTCTGTTACGTAAGCGTGACGAAGTGTTTTACCATAGGCACTTGTAATTAAAACAGTATCTCCATTTTTAATTCCATTTTTATCAGCATCCCCTTTTGAAATATAGGCAGGCTGCTTCAAAGCCTCTCTAAGCCATGGGACATTATCATAAATGGAATGAGAGCGTCTAATATAATGAGGATTAATCAACTGGTAAGGATATTTTCCTTTAGTCTTATCATGAAAATCTGAATATGTACTTTCATAGCCATCCCTTGGAGGTACATATTTGGGCAGAGGTGAAACTTCATTATAACCCTGACTGTATAAAATATCAGCTTTTGTCTGGGAATAAATCTCAATCAGCCCCGTGGTAGAATTTAAAGGATTTTTTACAGGATCCTTTATAAATTTTTCATAGGCAATATTTCCATAATTATCTCCATCATGTCTTTCCACTTGATAAATACCATCTGCTAAGAATTTATTTAAAGGAACTCTTCCCGACTGCGGTTTACCTTCACAACCCCATTCTTCTATATCTTTAGCTGTAATCTCTACTAAAGGTTCATAACTCGTACCTTCCTTATTTATTACAGTAGAACTTGCCAATTTGTTAAAAAATCTTTGTTTTTGACTAATTGGGTACATATCTTTTTCTGGAACATCTAACAATTTACCAAGCTGAATATTTACCCACTCGTCATCCTTTGCTTCATAAATAGGTTTTATCACATTGCTGTATACCAACATAATATCACGGTTACATCCAGATGAAGGGAAATTGCCTTCACGTTCCCACCAGGTAGTAATAGGAAGAACAATATCTGCATATTTTGAATTTGTGGTTAAAAATGAGGACTGGCTTAACACAAATTCTACTTTTCGATGCACCTGAATTCCCTGTTTCATACCTTCACGTGTCTGAAGAAGTGCACTTCCACTATGCCATATCATCTGAATATTAATTGGTTTTCTCTCAACTTTCTTTTTTAAATCTACTTTTGATACTACTTTTTTCCAGTCAGCTGGTTTAGCATTAATAGAAGGAAAAACTGAAGAAGGATTATAACTTCCTTCCGAAATTGCTTTCCATCCTTCTGTATCATTTAGATAAAGAGGCGGATAGGTCTTTGCCTTTGACACCATACCATCACTACCGGCAATCACCAATGCCTTTCCAAAATTAGCAGCATTATTCCAGCAGGAGGTACCCGTAGCATGTCCAGATTTACCCATATGTCCTCCCATAGCACCTAGCGTTATAAATAATTGAGGCATTGAATCGCTATCATGAGTACGTGCAGGTGCCCAGGTAGTTAATAATGTAACCTTTGTATTTTTACCTATTCTTCTTGCTAACTTACGAATTGTATCAGCTGGTACACCACAAATTTTTTCTGCCCACTCAGGAGTTTTAGGAACATTATCATATGTACCTAACAGATAGTCTTTAAAATTTTCATTTACCTCTGCATTTGGAGGCATATGCTCTGCATCAAAGCCATAAGTATATCGATTTAGAAAATCCCAATCAATTAATGGGTTTGTCACCGGATCATCTTCCTTGAGCATTATATATGCTAGTGCCAATTGCATCGTCATATCCGTTCCAGGTCTAATTGGAATCCACTCTGCCTCTAAAGTAGCTGCTGTATCTGTATATACCGGATCAATGATTACAAATTTACATCCTCTTTTTTTCATTTCCAAATAAAAATGGGTGGCATTCCCCATGGCGGACCAGGCAGGATTTAAACCAAACCCCACAATAAGTTCTGACTTTTGCAAATCAAATCTATCATTTACTGCATCTCTTACTAAAATTCCATCTCCAACCCCTAAAATATGGGGAATTGCATACCATGCACCATAGGAGCTTGTCCCCCAGTGTGAAACATAGGAACCTAATTTATTTAGTAAAGGGCCAGGCTCAGTACTTGTAGAAAAAATAGATTCCACTCCATACTTATTTTTAACGCGTGTAATTTCATCTGCTATGTATTTTAGCGCCTCGTTCCATGAAATTCTCTCCCATTCATCTTTTCCACGAAGTGATTTATCCCCTCCACCGGGTTTCCAATGTTTACGTTTCATAGGATACTTCAAACGATCAGCACCTTGTGCCTCAAATTGCTCTGCTCTGCCTCTTAGACAAGCTCTTTGCTGAGGATTATCATCAGTATCCTCTCTTAAGTCATCTGTTTTTTGGCGTACCACTACTCCCTCAACTACTAATGCTTTAACTAAACATTTTCCTCCACAATTGTGCCAACAGGCTGCTGCAACCCATTTCCCAGTATCTGTATTAATATGAGCTACATCTTTTTTATCCAACGTTGTTTCTTTTAATGTGTTATCATAAGCTACTAAAGGCAAACCTGCAACAGCCGCTGCAACAGCTGCACTTCCTTTAAGAAACTTCCTTCGATCTATCTTGGTGTTTATTAATTTGTTTATAAAATTACTCATGGCACTGATACCTCCTCATCTTTAAAATTTAAAAATAATTATCAATATTGTTATAGTTAATTTGTACATAGTTGCTTTTTATCTTTAAATTTAAACAATGTAAAAAGACTAATCTTTCTTAAACTACTTTAAGAAAGATTAGTCTCTAGTTTTCTAGTCAACCATACCATTATCATTAATTGTTATTTCCATTTAATCTTTACAACCAAATAATACATATTATTTGTATTTGTTTACTATTATATTATCGTTAATTTTTCATTTCATGTCAATATATTATTAAAAAAATTAGAACTTTTCTATAGTTTATATTATTAAATTGTAATTTTTTCTAAATTTATCTATATATCAGCAAATCGCAGGCTAATTTTATTTATAAACATTTTTTAAAATATAATTCGTTGTGGAATATTCACATCATCTGGCAATGGAGAACCTGTCCATTTCTCTAGATCTACATTTTGTGTATTCCAACCTGAAACCCCGGCACCAGTAGAAATATTTCCGCATAAATAATTATCTGCCCCTGCTTTATCAATGCCATTAGATTCGTCTACATCTACCCAGGAACCATGAGGAAGTCCAATAACTCCTGGAACAATACGTTCTGTTACGTAAGCGTGACGAAGTGTTTTACCATAAGCACTTGTAATTAAAACGGTATCTCCATTTTTAATTTTCTTCTCATCAGCGTCTCGTTTTGAAATATAAGCAGGCTGCTTCATAGCCTCACGAAGCCATGGAACATTATCATAAATAGTATGAGAACGCCTTGGATAATGGGGATTAATTAACTGATAGGGATATTTCCCTTTAGTCTTATTCTCAAGATTCAAATATGTGTTTTCATAGCCATTCTTTGGAGATACATATTTGGGTAAAGGCGAAATCTCACTATAACCCTGACTATATAAAATATCAGCTTTTGTCTGAGAATAAATTTCAATCAATCCTGTTGCTGAATTTAAAGGATTTTTTACAGGGTCATTTCTAAATTTTTCATAGGCAATATTTCCATAATTATCTCCATCATGTCTCTCTACTTGATAAATACCATCTGCTAAGAATTTATTCAAAGGAACCCGTCCCGATTGTAGCTTACCTTCACAACCCCATTCTTCTATGTCTTTAGATGTAATCTCTACTAAGGGCTCATACCCTGTACCTTCCTTATTTATTACAGTGGAATTTGCCAATTTATTAAAAAATCTTTGTTTTTCACTGATTGGGTACATATCTTTTTCTGGAACATCTAACAATTTACCAAGCTGAATATTTACCCACTCGTCATCCTTTGCTTCATAAATAGGTTTTATCACATTGCTGTATACAAGCATAATATCACGGTTGCATGATGGTGCAAAATTACCTCCACGCTCCCACCAGGTAGTAATAGGAAGAACAATATCTGCATATTTTGAATTTGTGGTCAAAAATGAAGACTGACTTAATACAAATTCTACTTTACGATGTACCTGAATTCCCTGCTTCATACCTTCACGTGATTGAAGAATTGCATTTGCACTATGCCATATCATCTGGATATTAATTGGTTTTTTCTCAACTTTCTTTGTCAGGTCTACTTTTGATAATAACTTTTTCCAATCAGCTGGTTTACCATTAATAGAAGGAAAAACCGCAGAAGGGTTATAACTTCCCTCCAAAATTGCTTTCCAACCTTCTGTATCATTTAAATAAAGAGGTGTATAGGTCTTTGCCTTTGATACCATACCATCGCTACCAGCAACCACCAAGGCTTTTCCAAAGTTTCCACAAGTACCTGAACAAGAAACACCGGTATTATGGCCCGATTTACCAATATGACCACCCATAGCACCCAGTGTTATAAATAATTGTGGCAATGAATCACTATCATAAGTACGTGCAGATGCCCAACTAGTTAGCAGTGAAACTCTTGTATTTTTACCTATGCGCCTTGCTAACTTACGAGTTGTATCAGAAGACACACCACAGATTTCTTCTGCCCACTCAGGAGTTTTAGGAATATTATCATATTTGCCTAACAAATAGTCCTTAAAATTTTCGTTTACTATTGCATCTGGAGGCATATGTTCTGCATCAAAGCCATAAGTACAGCAATTTAGAAAATCCCAATCAATTAATGGGTTTTTTACCGGGTCATCTTCCTGCAGCATTGTATATGCCAGTGCCAATTGAAGTGTCATATCAGTTCCAGGTTTAATTGGAATCCACTCTGCCTCTAAAGTAGCTGCTGTATCTGTATATACCGGATCAATAATTACGAATTTACATCCTTTTTTCTTCATTTCCAAATACCAGTGCGTTTGATTTCCAAAGGAAGACCAGGCAGGATTTAAACCAAACCCCACAACTAACTCTGATTTTTGCAAATCAAATCTGTCATTTATTTTGTCTTTTACTACACCTCCATCTCCTATACCCAGAATATGAGGAACTGCATGCCATGCCCCATAAGATGTAGTCCCCCAATGAGAAACATAAGGCCCTATTTTATTTAATAAAGCAGCAGGCTCAATACTTGTAGAAAAAATAGATTCCACTCCATACTTATTTTTAATCCGTATAATTTCATCTGCTATATATTTTAGCGCCTCATTCCATGAAATTCTCTCCCATTCATCTTTTCCACGAAGTGATTTATCCCCTCCGCCGGGTTTCCAATGTTTACGTTTCATAGGATACTTCAAACGATCAGCACCCTGTGCCTCAAATTGCTCCGCTCTACCTCTTAGACAAGCTCTTTGCTGAGGATTATCATCAGTATCCTCTCTTAAGTCATCTGTTTTTTGGCGTACCACTACTCCCTCAACTACTAATGCCTTGACCAAACATCTTCCTCCACAATTGTGCCAGCATGCCGCTGCAACCCATTTTCCAGTATCTGTATTAATATGACCTACATCTTTCTCCTTCAACGTTGTTTCTTTTAATGTGTTATCATAAGCTACTAAAGGCAAACCTGCAACAGCCGCTGCAACGGCAGCACTTCCTTTAAGAAATTTTCTTCTATCTACTTTAGTATTTACTAATTTGTCTATAAAATTACTCATAGCACTAATATACCCCCTTATCATAATAGTTTGAAACAATGTATATATTACTATGGTTAATATTCATAGCTTTATTATGCTTAAATATGCTTAAATTTAAATAACATAAAAAGACTAATCTTTTTTAAATTAATCTAAAAAAGATTAGTCTCTAGTTTTCTAGTCAACCATAATAATATTATTTTACTATTCTATCCGATAACTAGCCGCCGTAACACTTCACCTTTAGAAAAGCAGAGAACTAAAATCTTTGATTTTATGTGAATCGCTTTCGCAGAGTGCGGTGGATATGTGACATATGCATGTCCCTGCATAATTCATCTAAACTCAGTTAAAATACAAACTCCTACTGAATAAGATTCATTGATAATCAAATAGAATATGTTATTTATATTTATTTGTTATTATACCATATAATCGTTAATTTTTCATTTTATAGTAATATAATTATTGAAAAATTTAACATTTTTTAAGATCTCAGCTTATTTAATTTTAATTAGCTAAGATTTATTAATGGCAAACTAATTTTATTTCTAATTTATTAGCTTTACAAAATAAAATAACGTATGTAGATTTTTATGTAAATCCACATACGTTCATAAATAATTTATCATAATATTTAATCATTAGATATTAACTCTATATTCTAACTTCCCCCACAGTCCCTGTTGTCATATCCAAAGCAGCTGGTTTTGGAAGTTCTATACCTATAGTTTCCTTTATCACATCTTCAATAGTTTCCACAGGAATGAATTGTAATTCATTTTTAACATCTTCAGGAACATCCATTAAGTCTTTTTCATTGCCCTTTGGTAAAATAACACGTTTTATTCCTGCACGATGGGCTGCTAATACTTTTTCTTTGATTCCACCTACCGGAAGTACTGCACCTCTTAATGAAATTTCACCTGTCATTGCCAGTTTAGGATCTACTTTATGGCCTGTTACCAATGAAGCAATGGTTGTAAACAATGCTACTCCTGCAGATGGTCCATCTTTTGGAATAGCTCCTGCTGGTACATGAAGATGTAAATCATTTTTATTGAATTCAACATTTTTTGAACTAAAAGCTAATCTTGAACGAATAAGGCTTTGAGAAATCTTAGCAGATTCCCTCATTACATCTCCCAATTGACCTGTAAGAATCAATTGTCCATTTCCCGGCATAAGCACTCCTTCAATGAATAAAATTTCTCCTCCTACTGGAGTCCAAGCTAGTCCTGTTACAACTCCTGGTGGATTATTTTCACCAACCTTATCATGGTCAGCAATTTCATGTCCCAAAATATCAAAGAGCATGTCCTCTTTAACTACATAAGGCAAATCTACCTTGCCAAGTACAATTTTTTCCGATACCACTCTTGCCACTGCTGACAATTGACGTTTAAGACTTCTTACACCAGCTTCTCTAGTGTACTTCTCAACAATTGCCTTTAAAGCTTCATCTTCAATTTGCAGCTGATTATTATTTAGTCCATGTTCCTGCAATACCTCGTCCCACAAATGTTCCTTTGTAATATGAAACTTTTCCTGACCTGTATAGCTGCTTATATCTATAATCTCCATACGATCTCTCAAAGGTCCCGGTATATCTCTCAAGGAATTTGCTGTTGCAATAAAGAACACATCTGATAAATCATAAGGTACTTCTAAATAGTGATCTGAAAAAGTATTATTCTGTTCAGGATCCAAAACTTCCAGCAGTGCACTGGCAGGATCGCCGCTTACAGATGCCATCATCTTATCAACTTCATCTAAAATAAATACTGGATTCTTTTCACCTGCACGTTTCATTCCCTGAATAATTCTTCCTGGTAATGCACCAATGTAAGTTCTTCTGTGCCCTCTGATTTCTGCTTCATCTCTAACTCCACCAAGGCTTATTCTGACATATTTACGCTGGAGAGCTTCTGCAATACTTTTACCTAAACTTGTTTTGCCAACCCCAGGAGGTCCTACTAATAATAAAATTGATCCCTGTTTATTTTGTTTCAATTTCATCATTACTAAATGCTGAATTATACGATCTTTAACTTTATCAAGTCCATAGTGCCTCTCATTTAATATTTTTCTTGCAGCTTCTATATCTATGTCCTTAATTTCATTCTTCTTCCAAGGTAAACTTATCAGTAAGTCAAGATAATTTACAATAACATTTCCTTCAGAACTGCCAGAACCCTGTCTCTCTAATTTACTCAATTCCTCCAGTGCAATTACCTTAACATCTTCAGGCATATTAGCTTCCTCTATTAATACCCTGTAATCTTTTTTATTGCCTGATGACTCATTTCCTTCTGATTCATTTAATTCTTCCTGAATTGCTTTAAGCTGCTGCCTAAGCATATTTTCTCTGTAATTTTTATTAACTTTATCATTGAACTTTGCTGCCAATTCCATTTGAAATTTTATGGATTCTTTTTGATCTATGAGTATATCTAAAAATCTCAAACTTTTCTTTTTCAATGAACGGATTTCCATGAATTCCTGTTTTTCTTCATAGGATAAATTCATAAATGGAAATACGTAAGCAATAATATTTGTAATGTTATCTAATTTATTTATATATTCTACATAGGTTTCTGAACCTCTAAAATTTTCACTAATTTCAGAAACTAAAGTTTTAATATAATTCATCATCTCTATTTGATTTTTTTCATCTAAATCTATAATATCAGGAATGAGTTTATAGGTTACTTTGTAATTTTCACCATCTGGAATAAATTCTTCTACTTCAGCTCTTTCAACTACATCTATAGTAAATTCATAACCATCTTTTGATATTTTTCTATCTTCAACTTTAATTA from Clostridium pasteurianum BC1 includes:
- the lon gene encoding endopeptidase La produces the protein MKEWNVNKELSVAVIPNTVLLQGKNITIKTSKEIGNQFYNRIAQDGFYGIALALKEKGNGNSYREDNFYHVGTLIKVEDRKISKDGYEFTIDVVERAEVEEFIPDGENYKVTYKLIPDIIDLDEKNQIEMMNYIKTLVSEISENFRGSETYVEYINKLDNITNIIAYVFPFMNLSYEEKQEFMEIRSLKKKSLRFLDILIDQKESIKFQMELAAKFNDKVNKNYRENMLRQQLKAIQEELNESEGNESSGNKKDYRVLIEEANMPEDVKVIALEELSKLERQGSGSSEGNVIVNYLDLLISLPWKKNEIKDIDIEAARKILNERHYGLDKVKDRIIQHLVMMKLKQNKQGSILLLVGPPGVGKTSLGKSIAEALQRKYVRISLGGVRDEAEIRGHRRTYIGALPGRIIQGMKRAGEKNPVFILDEVDKMMASVSGDPASALLEVLDPEQNNTFSDHYLEVPYDLSDVFFIATANSLRDIPGPLRDRMEIIDISSYTGQEKFHITKEHLWDEVLQEHGLNNNQLQIEDEALKAIVEKYTREAGVRSLKRQLSAVARVVSEKIVLGKVDLPYVVKEDMLFDILGHEIADHDKVGENNPPGVVTGLAWTPVGGEILFIEGVLMPGNGQLILTGQLGDVMRESAKISQSLIRSRLAFSSKNVEFNKNDLHLHVPAGAIPKDGPSAGVALFTTIASLVTGHKVDPKLAMTGEISLRGAVLPVGGIKEKVLAAHRAGIKRVILPKGNEKDLMDVPEDVKNELQFIPVETIEDVIKETIGIELPKPAALDMTTGTVGEVRI